The following are encoded together in the Oceanobacillus zhaokaii genome:
- a CDS encoding ABC transporter ATP-binding protein codes for MIRFEDVAKQYQDDTFAVKSLNLEVKKGEFFVLIGPSGSGKTTTLKMINRLIPLTDGTIYIADKRISDYDINELRWNIGYVLQQIALFPHMTIEENIAVVPELIKWDKERIKNRVTELLDMVGLDPSIYRKRKPKELSGGEQQRIGVIRALAADPEIILMDEPFSALDPITREKLQDDILALQRKINKTIVFVTHDMKEALKLGDRICVMKNGKMEQVGTPEELLDQPANDFILNFVGEGKKLHNERVKLEKIAKPYGDDIKIENLADSIPETATIKSILERLATEEQLPVEKNGEIIGVINREILIQYLSDQLNERGQAHE; via the coding sequence ATGATTCGATTTGAAGATGTCGCAAAGCAATATCAGGATGATACATTTGCAGTAAAGTCGCTTAATTTAGAAGTTAAAAAGGGGGAATTCTTTGTTCTTATTGGTCCGAGTGGATCAGGAAAAACAACAACACTCAAAATGATTAATCGATTAATACCATTAACTGACGGAACCATTTATATTGCAGATAAACGAATTAGCGATTACGACATTAATGAATTGCGCTGGAATATTGGCTACGTCCTTCAGCAAATTGCGCTTTTCCCACATATGACAATTGAGGAAAATATCGCCGTAGTACCGGAGTTAATTAAGTGGGATAAAGAAAGAATAAAAAATCGTGTTACAGAGCTTTTAGATATGGTAGGATTGGATCCTAGTATTTACCGTAAAAGGAAGCCAAAAGAATTATCAGGTGGGGAACAGCAAAGAATTGGCGTAATCCGTGCACTTGCAGCTGACCCAGAAATAATCTTAATGGATGAACCATTTAGTGCGCTTGACCCTATTACAAGAGAGAAACTACAGGACGATATTTTAGCGCTCCAACGAAAGATTAATAAAACAATCGTGTTTGTTACTCATGATATGAAAGAAGCGTTGAAATTAGGTGATCGTATTTGTGTTATGAAAAATGGAAAGATGGAACAGGTTGGCACACCTGAAGAATTATTAGATCAGCCAGCAAATGACTTTATATTAAATTTTGTTGGTGAAGGAAAGAAACTCCATAACGAAAGAGTCAAACTAGAAAAAATCGCTAAACCATATGGCGATGATATCAAAATCGAAAATCTAGCAGATTCGATCCCTGAAACCGCAACAATTAAATCGATTCTTGAGCGACTAGCAACGGAGGAACAACTTCCAGTCGAAAAAAATGGTGAAATTATCGGGGTGATAAATAGAGAAATTCTTATTCAATATTTATCTGATCAGTTGAATGAAAGAGGTCAGGCACATGAATAA
- the proB gene encoding glutamate 5-kinase, whose protein sequence is MAKERIVVKIGSSSLTNDKGEIDQAKLMDHVQAIAALRMAKHEVILVSSGAVAAGFARLGYSSRPVTLKGKQAAAAVGQSLLIQTYIEKFSPFNITPAQLLLTRSDFSNQERYQNAFATINELLERGILPIINENDTVSVEELTFGDNDMLSALVSGFVHANQLIILTDINGIYDGNPKSNPEAKKIHYIKEITDEMIAVTDATGSKVGTGGMKSKLLAAKTAVSLGVPVFIGTGTGDDKLIEVLDGKGNGTYIAKHNFGTINTRKQWIALHSESVGKLYIDNGAEEAILFNGKSLLSAGVIEVKGTFTKGDVVEVFGTKGFLGKGQVKCSSNDLQLDIDSRGVETLEIPIPSTEVIHRDAWVESREMKEELT, encoded by the coding sequence ATGGCAAAAGAACGAATCGTTGTCAAAATTGGCAGTAGTTCATTAACAAATGATAAGGGTGAAATCGATCAAGCTAAATTGATGGATCATGTTCAGGCAATTGCTGCATTAAGAATGGCAAAGCATGAAGTCATCTTAGTATCATCAGGAGCTGTTGCGGCTGGATTTGCTCGTCTCGGTTATTCCTCCAGACCAGTTACCCTTAAAGGAAAGCAAGCCGCAGCAGCAGTAGGGCAAAGCCTTCTTATTCAAACGTATATCGAGAAATTCAGTCCTTTTAACATTACACCAGCCCAGCTTTTATTAACCCGTTCAGACTTTTCTAATCAAGAACGTTATCAAAATGCCTTTGCAACAATTAACGAGCTTTTAGAACGAGGGATATTACCGATTATTAATGAAAATGATACGGTTTCAGTAGAGGAATTGACATTTGGCGATAATGATATGCTTTCTGCTCTAGTTAGTGGCTTTGTTCATGCGAATCAGCTGATTATATTAACAGATATAAATGGAATTTACGATGGAAATCCAAAATCAAATCCCGAAGCGAAGAAAATACATTATATAAAAGAGATAACGGATGAAATGATAGCTGTGACAGATGCAACTGGATCGAAGGTTGGAACAGGTGGGATGAAGTCGAAGCTTCTCGCAGCGAAAACAGCTGTATCCCTCGGTGTCCCTGTTTTTATTGGGACTGGAACCGGCGACGATAAATTAATTGAAGTGCTCGATGGTAAAGGGAATGGAACGTATATTGCGAAACATAACTTTGGAACAATTAATACGAGAAAACAATGGATTGCACTACATTCAGAATCTGTTGGCAAGCTTTATATCGATAATGGTGCAGAGGAAGCAATTTTATTCAATGGGAAAAGTCTTTTATCAGCCGGTGTAATAGAGGTAAAAGGTACCTTTACTAAAGGGGATGTAGTAGAGGTATTCGGTACCAAGGGATTTTTAGGTAAAGGGCAAGTAAAGTGTTCTTCAAATGATTTGCAGCTAGACATTGACTCGCGGGGAGTAGAAACATTGGAAATACCGATTCCTTCGACCGAAGTCATTCATCGAGATGCATGGGTAGAATCAAGAGAAATGAAGGAGGAATTGACATGA
- a CDS encoding glutamate-5-semialdehyde dehydrogenase: protein MSEVLEKGKAAKMASYQMTGLSTEEKNTALALIAEQIVADQAFILEENNKDIETGKERGLSNAVLDRIMLTEERIQGMADGVNQVTKLVDPIGDTLEKIEKDNGIHIEKQRVPLGVVGMIYEARPNVTIDAAALTLKTGNAVILRGSSSARFSNIALISSIHRALEKSSVTTDAIQLIEDTNRETAKELFTLNDYLDVLIPRGGKNLIDTVVREATVPVIQTGAGNCHIFIDESAEQTMAEKIVLNAKLQRPSVCNAIETVLIHPVWFEQNGMELLKALREHEVEIYGDGTIHNAFPDSKLATEEDWYTEYLGLSVSIKIVESVEAAILHINKYGTKHSEAIITNDDRHAAMFLQNVDAAAVYHNASTRFTDGFEFGYGAEIGISTQKLHARGPMGLHALTSTKYFIKGTGQVRR from the coding sequence ATGAGTGAGGTATTAGAAAAAGGGAAAGCAGCAAAAATGGCAAGCTATCAAATGACAGGCTTATCAACGGAAGAAAAGAACACTGCACTAGCATTGATTGCCGAACAAATCGTTGCCGATCAAGCATTTATTCTAGAAGAAAACAATAAGGATATTGAGACTGGAAAAGAAAGAGGACTTTCAAATGCGGTACTTGATCGAATTATGCTAACTGAAGAGAGAATCCAGGGAATGGCAGATGGAGTTAACCAAGTAACGAAGCTAGTTGATCCGATTGGTGACACTCTGGAAAAGATCGAAAAGGATAATGGCATTCATATTGAAAAGCAACGGGTGCCACTTGGAGTCGTAGGTATGATTTATGAAGCAAGGCCAAATGTGACAATCGATGCAGCCGCACTTACATTGAAAACCGGTAATGCGGTGATTTTAAGGGGAAGTTCATCTGCACGATTCTCGAATATTGCGCTTATCTCTTCCATACATCGTGCTTTGGAGAAGAGTAGTGTTACTACGGATGCTATTCAATTAATTGAAGACACAAATCGAGAGACAGCAAAAGAGCTATTCACGTTAAACGACTATTTGGATGTATTGATTCCTAGAGGCGGAAAGAATTTAATCGATACGGTTGTTCGTGAAGCAACAGTCCCTGTTATTCAAACAGGTGCAGGAAACTGTCATATTTTTATTGATGAGTCTGCAGAGCAAACCATGGCAGAGAAAATAGTCTTAAATGCAAAATTACAGCGTCCATCTGTTTGTAATGCGATTGAAACGGTATTAATCCATCCCGTTTGGTTTGAACAAAATGGAATGGAATTACTTAAAGCACTCAGAGAGCATGAAGTAGAAATTTATGGAGATGGGACTATTCACAACGCATTCCCTGATTCAAAATTAGCAACAGAGGAAGACTGGTATACAGAATATCTTGGACTTTCGGTTAGTATTAAAATTGTAGAATCAGTTGAAGCAGCTATTCTCCATATTAATAAATATGGCACGAAGCATTCGGAAGCAATAATTACGAATGATGATCGACATGCAGCAATGTTCTTGCAAAATGTAGATGCAGCAGCGGTTTATCACAATGCTTCAACTAGGTTCACTGATGGGTTCGAATTTGGCTATGGTGCAGAAATCGGTATAAGCACACAAAAGCTCCATGCTAGAGGACCGATGGGACTGCACGCATTAACCTCGACAAAGTATTTCATTAAAGGAACAGGGCAAGTTAGAAGATAA
- a CDS encoding carboxymuconolactone decarboxylase family protein: MSNNFYEKGHASHLKMVKDLAPEQMKAFSEFDSAVFQEGALTKKEKEIIAVSIAHVTECPYCIDSHTKKAKAAGASLGELAEAVFVVAALEAGGVVTHSTHIHNAKEADASDVLYARSNLKQLGNLSKYAPNGFKGYSAFNTAATKEGKLTTQFKEIIAVAVAVATQCPYCIDVHSKNAEKNGATNEQIAEAVLVSSVLKAGGAYAHMANMIQSYNE; the protein is encoded by the coding sequence ATGTCAAACAATTTTTATGAAAAAGGCCATGCAAGTCATTTAAAAATGGTGAAAGATTTAGCTCCAGAGCAAATGAAAGCATTCTCTGAGTTTGATAGTGCAGTATTCCAAGAGGGCGCGTTGACGAAGAAGGAGAAGGAAATTATCGCTGTATCAATTGCACATGTTACGGAATGCCCGTACTGCATTGATTCCCACACGAAGAAAGCGAAAGCAGCAGGTGCAAGCCTAGGAGAATTAGCAGAAGCAGTATTCGTTGTTGCTGCGCTTGAAGCTGGTGGAGTTGTAACACATAGCACACATATTCATAATGCGAAAGAAGCAGATGCATCAGACGTACTTTATGCAAGATCTAACCTTAAACAGCTCGGTAATTTAAGTAAGTACGCTCCAAATGGCTTTAAAGGGTATTCTGCCTTTAATACCGCAGCAACAAAAGAAGGAAAACTAACTACACAATTCAAAGAAATCATTGCTGTAGCAGTAGCTGTTGCGACACAATGTCCATATTGCATCGATGTGCATTCTAAAAATGCAGAAAAGAATGGTGCAACTAATGAGCAAATAGCAGAAGCGGTATTAGTTTCATCTGTACTAAAAGCTGGCGGAGCCTATGCTCATATGGCAAACATGATCCAAAGCTATAATGAATAG
- a CDS encoding nucleoside hydrolase encodes MQRIIIDTDTAGDDTIALLTALHHFKVEGVTITGGNVDFNQEVENALYTIEVFNPDYDVPVYKGYEGPVLNWNEGGHLTVEDVHGSDGMGDSFFPKAKQRPKEKHAIDFIIETVKANPGEIALLAIAPLTNIAMAIKKDPTIAKDIPHIYVMGGTNNSLGNITAAAEYNFYVDPEAAKIVLHSGIPITMVGWDMCTNYSIMTDQDHKEIEQLATSRSGFFTDINRVVMKFNKEVHKINGTTHPDTLLVAIAANEKLMTSSHHYYVDIETKGELTKGYSMVDINNRSGKSPNVRVCEKVDREGFKEVLLQVLKG; translated from the coding sequence TTGCAGCGAATAATTATTGATACAGATACAGCTGGGGACGATACAATCGCTCTGTTAACTGCACTCCACCATTTTAAAGTTGAAGGGGTAACGATTACAGGGGGAAATGTTGATTTTAATCAAGAGGTAGAAAATGCACTCTATACAATCGAAGTGTTCAATCCAGATTATGATGTTCCTGTTTATAAAGGATACGAGGGACCTGTTCTGAATTGGAATGAGGGCGGCCATTTGACTGTAGAAGATGTACATGGAAGTGACGGGATGGGTGATTCCTTCTTTCCAAAAGCAAAACAGCGTCCAAAGGAAAAGCATGCCATTGACTTTATTATTGAAACTGTGAAGGCAAACCCAGGTGAGATAGCATTGCTTGCAATTGCGCCGTTAACAAATATCGCGATGGCAATCAAGAAGGATCCAACAATTGCGAAGGATATTCCCCATATTTATGTTATGGGCGGCACAAATAATTCATTGGGGAATATTACTGCAGCAGCAGAGTATAATTTCTATGTAGATCCAGAAGCCGCGAAGATTGTGCTACACTCCGGAATCCCAATTACAATGGTTGGCTGGGATATGTGTACTAATTATTCGATAATGACGGATCAGGATCATAAGGAAATTGAACAATTAGCAACTTCGAGATCAGGATTTTTCACTGATATTAATCGTGTCGTTATGAAGTTTAACAAAGAAGTCCATAAAATAAATGGCACAACACATCCTGATACATTATTAGTTGCAATTGCTGCAAACGAAAAACTGATGACCTCTTCTCATCATTATTATGTAGATATTGAAACAAAAGGGGAACTGACAAAGGGTTACAGTATGGTTGATATTAATAATCGCAGTGGGAAGTCTCCGAATGTTCGTGTATGTGAAAAGGTGGATAGAGAGGGCTTTAAAGAAGTATTGCTCCAGGTATTAAAAGGGTAG